One segment of Bacteroides caecimuris DNA contains the following:
- a CDS encoding glycosyltransferase, translating to MKTIYIVDLIGSYCGMHYYDEAFADILRKKGSQVKILSTFNEQGEKPFFSLIFGRNKLISVLLLLKNYLRLLKHMITHKRGVYIYMCYGELYDLLMMSPGMVSRRLWCDMHEAHALKYIDTSRVLCFFDWYYTKYVRCFIYHSERTKNILNTIGVKVPMLYVPHLKYSFKKKYEEKSLSKDVANAFVSIGKIKFLFFGNLSYAKGIDIIVDVFARLPHGVREKVELVIAGKNVENIDFSLLYGISTDYRVLDRHINDDELVYLYSHTDVVLLPYRKSSQSGIFAMACYFKKVMLLTDIPYFRKMIDEFPSFGRLTSINKYRQSVEDIIKKPVLDNYYTTSDCERYEQKKEINDFVTMVDAEINRV from the coding sequence ATGAAAACAATATACATAGTTGACTTGATTGGATCTTACTGTGGCATGCATTATTATGATGAAGCATTTGCCGATATTTTGCGAAAGAAGGGATCTCAAGTAAAAATTCTTTCTACTTTTAATGAACAAGGAGAGAAACCTTTTTTCTCTCTTATATTTGGTAGGAATAAACTGATATCAGTGTTGTTGCTTTTGAAAAATTACCTACGGTTATTGAAACATATGATTACTCACAAGAGAGGAGTATATATTTATATGTGTTATGGTGAACTTTATGATCTGTTAATGATGTCACCTGGTATGGTTAGTAGGCGATTATGGTGTGATATGCATGAAGCGCATGCTTTAAAATATATAGATACTTCGCGTGTCTTATGTTTCTTTGATTGGTATTATACTAAATATGTACGTTGCTTTATTTATCATTCTGAGCGTACAAAAAATATATTGAATACTATAGGGGTAAAAGTTCCAATGTTATATGTACCTCATTTAAAATATTCTTTTAAGAAAAAATATGAGGAAAAGTCACTATCTAAAGATGTTGCTAATGCATTTGTGAGTATTGGCAAAATTAAATTTCTTTTTTTTGGAAACTTAAGTTATGCAAAAGGTATTGATATCATTGTAGATGTATTTGCAAGATTACCGCATGGTGTAAGGGAAAAAGTCGAACTTGTAATTGCTGGTAAAAATGTTGAAAATATAGATTTTAGTTTATTGTATGGAATATCAACAGATTACAGGGTACTTGATCGTCATATTAATGATGATGAATTGGTCTATTTATATAGTCATACAGATGTAGTTTTACTACCTTATCGTAAATCTTCGCAAAGTGGTATTTTTGCAATGGCATGTTATTTTAAGAAAGTTATGTTATTAACGGACATTCCATATTTTCGTAAAATGATAGACGAGTTTCCTAGTTTTGGCAGACTTACATCAATCAATAAGTATCGTCAATCAGTAGAGGATATAATAAAAAAACCAGTGTTAGATAATTATTATACAACTTCAGATTGTGAACGTTATGAACAGAAGAAAGAAATCAACGATTTTGTAACTATGGTTGATGCTGAGATAAATAGAGTTTGA
- a CDS encoding YggS family pyridoxal phosphate-dependent enzyme, producing MSIADNLKQVLAELPQGVQLVAVSKFHPNEAIEEAYQAGQRIFGESKVQEMTAKYESLPKDIEWHFIGHLQTNKIKYMIPYVAMIHGIDSYKLLAEVNKQAVKAGRTVNCLLQIHVAQEETKFGFSPKECKEMLNAGEWKELTHVRICGLMGMASNTNCIEQINREFCSLNRLFNEIKETWFTHSDTFCELSMGMSYDYHEAIAAGSTLVRVGSKIFGERNY from the coding sequence ATGAGTATTGCTGACAATTTAAAGCAAGTGCTGGCCGAACTCCCTCAAGGAGTCCAGCTGGTTGCTGTCTCAAAATTCCATCCCAACGAAGCGATAGAAGAAGCATACCAGGCGGGACAGCGTATTTTTGGGGAAAGCAAAGTGCAGGAAATGACAGCTAAATACGAAAGTTTGCCCAAAGATATCGAATGGCATTTTATCGGGCACCTGCAAACGAATAAAATCAAATACATGATACCATACGTAGCGATGATTCATGGAATTGATAGTTATAAACTGCTGGCCGAAGTCAACAAACAAGCTGTCAAGGCTGGACGTACTGTGAACTGCCTGTTGCAGATCCACGTTGCGCAGGAAGAAACCAAATTCGGTTTCAGTCCCAAAGAATGTAAAGAGATGCTGAATGCCGGAGAATGGAAAGAGTTGACTCATGTGCGCATTTGCGGATTAATGGGTATGGCCAGCAACACCAATTGCATTGAACAAATCAACCGGGAATTTTGTTCATTAAATAGACTCTTTAATGAGATAAAAGAAACTTGGTTCACCCACTCTGATACCTTCTGCGAACTATCAATGGGAATGTCATACGACTATCACGAAGCCATTGCCGCAGGAAGTACGCTGGTACGGGTAGGAAGCAAGATTTTCGGAGAAAGAAATTATTGA
- a CDS encoding DUF1972 domain-containing protein → MKIAFIGTRGIPNNYGGFEQFAEYISVGLAKRGHIVTVYSPHFHPYKKDFYKGVRIKHIYSPETWMGSSVGSFFYDYFSLKDALKREKFDIIYEAGYTSIVPAYIWFNVKNIKCPIFITNMDGLEYKRTKFNKWIRKFVFWEERQAVKHSHYLIADNMGIHDYYKAKYNKTCRFIAYGADIHDDYNKEVLKEFKLELNGYYLLVARLEPENNIAMAIEGYLASKENGRKPLIIVGKTNTPHGKKLVEQYAKESYVRFIGGVYDFDKLNSIRKFSFAYFHGHSVGGTNPSLLEAMASGCFILANDNIFNRSVLKENAKYYHTAIEVTKLLNDMDIIAARDKEKFISANLEEIKTEYSWEHLVDEHEKYFMELFVEK, encoded by the coding sequence ATGAAAATAGCTTTTATTGGCACTCGTGGTATTCCAAATAACTATGGGGGCTTTGAGCAGTTTGCTGAATACATTTCCGTAGGTTTGGCAAAAAGAGGTCACATAGTGACTGTCTATTCTCCTCATTTTCACCCTTATAAAAAAGATTTTTATAAAGGAGTACGTATCAAACATATTTATAGTCCTGAAACATGGATGGGGAGTTCTGTTGGGAGTTTCTTTTATGATTATTTTTCGTTAAAAGATGCACTCAAACGGGAAAAGTTCGATATTATTTATGAAGCAGGGTACACTAGTATTGTACCAGCTTATATTTGGTTTAATGTGAAGAATATTAAGTGTCCAATATTTATAACGAATATGGATGGATTGGAATATAAGCGTACAAAGTTTAATAAATGGATACGGAAATTTGTCTTTTGGGAAGAAAGACAGGCTGTAAAACACAGTCATTATCTAATTGCTGATAATATGGGTATTCATGATTATTATAAGGCGAAATATAATAAAACTTGTCGTTTTATTGCTTATGGAGCAGATATACATGATGATTACAATAAGGAAGTATTGAAGGAATTTAAGTTAGAATTGAATGGTTATTATTTGCTTGTAGCGAGGTTAGAACCTGAGAATAATATTGCAATGGCTATAGAAGGGTATTTGGCTTCTAAAGAAAATGGGCGTAAACCATTGATAATTGTAGGTAAAACTAATACCCCTCATGGTAAAAAACTTGTGGAACAATATGCTAAAGAGAGTTATGTGCGTTTTATTGGTGGAGTTTATGATTTTGATAAACTGAATTCAATACGTAAGTTTTCTTTTGCATATTTTCACGGTCATTCAGTAGGAGGAACAAATCCATCACTTTTAGAAGCTATGGCTTCAGGTTGTTTTATTTTAGCTAATGATAATATATTTAATCGATCAGTGCTAAAAGAAAATGCCAAATATTATCATACAGCAATAGAGGTGACCAAGTTATTAAATGATATGGATATTATTGCTGCACGAGATAAAGAGAAATTTATATCTGCAAATTTGGAAGAGATAAAAACAGAATATTCTTGGGAGCATTTAGTAGATGAACATGAAAAATATTTTATGGAATTGTTTGTTGAGAAATGA
- a CDS encoding glycosyltransferase family 2 protein encodes MRIDNPLITVITVSYNSVSVIEDTIESVLKQTYPRIEYIIIDGGSRDGTVDIIRQYEKSISFWISEKDSGVYHAMNKGIDRATGEWLIFMNSGDRFYSETILSQVFEHEYKSDIIYGAVELDYGFTKIIKRPYPLECLPLHMCFSHQSCFVRTDLMKKTKFDTNYSIVADYAFFLEQYKKGNLFHQLPFTISTYDNVNGISSAPNIKVLIRHLNELQRIEVFHGSIHFEILKFLVKRMIRCVCPKFILKIYYRKVND; translated from the coding sequence ATGAGAATAGATAATCCATTAATTACTGTCATAACAGTGTCTTATAATTCAGTATCTGTTATTGAGGATACGATAGAAAGTGTACTTAAACAAACATATCCTCGGATTGAATATATAATTATTGATGGTGGAAGTCGGGATGGTACGGTTGATATAATTAGGCAATATGAAAAATCTATTTCTTTTTGGATTTCTGAAAAAGATAGTGGGGTATATCATGCAATGAATAAGGGTATTGATAGAGCGACAGGAGAATGGTTGATTTTTATGAATAGTGGTGATCGATTTTATTCTGAAACAATTTTATCACAAGTGTTTGAGCATGAATATAAATCAGATATTATTTATGGTGCTGTAGAATTAGATTATGGTTTCACTAAAATTATAAAGAGACCATATCCTTTAGAATGTCTTCCATTGCATATGTGTTTTTCACATCAATCTTGTTTTGTTCGAACTGATTTAATGAAAAAGACTAAATTTGATACAAACTATTCTATTGTTGCCGATTATGCATTTTTCTTGGAACAATATAAAAAAGGAAATCTTTTTCATCAATTACCGTTTACAATATCTACTTATGATAATGTAAATGGAATTTCATCTGCTCCTAATATTAAAGTTTTAATAAGACACTTAAATGAATTGCAAAGAATAGAGGTATTTCATGGTTCTATACATTTTGAAATATTAAAGTTTTTAGTAAAGAGAATGATTAGATGTGTATGTCCGAAATTTATTCTAAAAATTTACTACAGAAAGGTGAATGATTAA
- a CDS encoding O-antigen ligase family protein, whose amino-acid sequence MYTLYFLIIYFIFCWRTRAYLVLSSLFILFPIHITLKHCFAILGGDVYFPFWYDIAIFFLLQKAFRVKMQVSYYWIVFLFFILYLFAFYFLLPNDKDAISTLRIYLHCFCLFFSLSTLKFTSLQIKKLFIVQLWVTYILCITGIVIYFFFQSDWHLFLNHYIIDKNGALSYVTPSFTIMGIERMNGLIGAPNQFGVYMAYVWLWIYSACISKSINKFSSWLCLVLISGCLFMSFSRAGWALVIITLFLFNFYKGKAVVVIKFMFAMLFALVLIMAIVFILEPMFFDIVVASLTGEESSASTRGDMVHDFYLQLLSTPWGNGLGTGTIDGDGGNIAESSILLQAYEIGIQGCAFYLFLWFVLLKKMRQYKTEIYLIMSSLMIATLMVSVVSVNIFQYPYVYYIWGGMGFVLNKSVKSVYENR is encoded by the coding sequence ATGTATACTTTATACTTTTTAATAATTTACTTTATCTTTTGCTGGAGAACTCGTGCATACTTAGTGCTTTCTTCATTATTCATTTTATTTCCTATTCATATCACATTAAAGCATTGTTTTGCAATTCTAGGTGGGGATGTTTATTTTCCTTTTTGGTATGATATTGCAATATTCTTTCTTCTACAAAAGGCGTTTAGAGTTAAAATGCAGGTTTCTTACTATTGGATTGTCTTTTTATTTTTTATATTATATCTTTTTGCTTTTTATTTTTTGCTGCCTAATGATAAAGATGCGATCTCGACATTGAGGATTTATCTTCATTGCTTTTGTTTATTTTTTAGTTTGTCAACTTTGAAATTTACTTCATTACAAATAAAAAAACTTTTTATTGTACAACTTTGGGTAACATATATTCTTTGTATAACAGGAATTGTCATTTATTTTTTCTTTCAATCAGATTGGCATCTTTTTTTAAATCATTATATAATTGATAAGAATGGAGCCTTGAGTTATGTAACTCCATCTTTTACGATAATGGGAATTGAGAGGATGAATGGTCTTATTGGAGCTCCAAATCAGTTTGGTGTCTATATGGCATATGTTTGGCTATGGATATATTCAGCATGTATTTCTAAATCCATAAATAAATTTTCTTCTTGGTTATGTCTTGTCTTGATTTCTGGATGCTTGTTCATGTCTTTTTCTAGAGCTGGTTGGGCGCTTGTTATTATAACACTCTTTTTATTTAATTTTTATAAAGGAAAAGCTGTTGTTGTAATCAAATTTATGTTTGCTATGTTATTTGCTTTGGTATTAATAATGGCTATTGTTTTTATTTTAGAACCAATGTTTTTTGATATTGTAGTAGCTTCTTTAACAGGTGAAGAAAGTAGTGCTTCAACAAGAGGAGATATGGTTCATGATTTTTATTTGCAGTTATTGTCAACGCCATGGGGAAATGGTCTAGGAACAGGAACTATAGATGGTGATGGAGGAAATATTGCAGAATCTTCTATTTTATTACAAGCTTATGAAATAGGAATACAAGGATGTGCCTTTTATTTGTTTTTATGGTTTGTGCTTTTAAAAAAAATGAGGCAATATAAAACGGAGATTTATTTGATAATGTCATCGTTGATGATTGCTACATTAATGGTTTCCGTTGTATCAGTTAATATATTTCAGTATCCTTATGTTTATTATATATGGGGAGGAATGGGATTTGTTTTAAATAAATCAGTAAAATCAGTTTATGAGAATAGATAA
- a CDS encoding DUF4248 domain-containing protein, whose protein sequence is MKHSEFVVKCYNKQELAQIYFPDLTIRASVNKLRRWMRRCKPLMDEILSTDFHPKTKAFFVREVRLITYYLGKPGDL, encoded by the coding sequence ATGAAACATTCAGAATTTGTAGTGAAATGTTATAATAAACAAGAGTTGGCGCAGATATATTTTCCTGATCTGACGATCCGTGCTTCAGTTAATAAACTCCGGCGCTGGATGAGGAGATGCAAGCCATTGATGGATGAGATACTATCTACCGATTTTCATCCGAAGACAAAGGCATTTTTTGTGAGAGAAGTACGGCTTATCACCTATTATTTAGGAAAGCCGGGAGACTTATAA
- a CDS encoding PhoH family protein: MRTKKNFVLDTNVILHDYNCLKNFQENDIYLPLVVLEELDKFKKGNEQINFNAREFVRELDVLTSDELFSEGVKLGEGLGRLFVVTSSVPATKVWESFPIKKPDHLILAATEYLTDKYPNVKSILVTKDVNLRMKARSIGLLCEDYITDKVANVDVFEKSNEIFENVDPALIDRIYSSKEGIDLSEFDFKDLIHPNECFVLKSDRNSVLARYNPFTHSIIRVMKGKNYGIEPRNAEQSFAFEILNDPNIKLVALTGKAGTGKTLLALAAALGKLTDYKQILLARPVVALSNKDIGFLPGDAQEKVAPYMQPLFDNLNVIKRQFAANSTEVKRIEDMQKSEQLVIEALAFIRGRSLSEMYCIIDEAQNLTPNEIKTIITRAGEGTKMVFTGDIQQIDQPYLDSQSNGLVYMIDRMKDQNIFAHVNLLKGERSELSELASNLL; encoded by the coding sequence ATGAGAACAAAGAAAAATTTTGTGCTAGACACCAATGTTATTCTTCATGACTACAATTGCTTGAAGAATTTTCAGGAAAATGATATTTACCTCCCCCTTGTGGTACTCGAAGAACTGGATAAGTTCAAAAAAGGAAATGAGCAGATCAATTTCAATGCCCGTGAGTTCGTACGCGAATTGGATGTATTGACTAGCGACGAGCTTTTCTCCGAAGGGGTGAAGCTCGGCGAAGGATTGGGGCGTCTGTTTGTCGTGACAAGCAGCGTGCCGGCTACCAAAGTGTGGGAATCGTTTCCAATAAAGAAACCCGACCATCTGATTTTGGCGGCGACCGAATACTTGACCGATAAGTATCCGAATGTGAAATCTATCTTAGTGACCAAGGATGTGAATCTGCGCATGAAAGCTCGTTCAATCGGGTTGCTTTGCGAGGATTATATAACGGATAAGGTGGCCAATGTAGATGTGTTCGAAAAATCCAATGAGATTTTTGAAAATGTAGATCCTGCATTGATCGACCGCATTTATTCTTCTAAAGAAGGTATTGACTTAAGTGAATTCGATTTTAAGGATTTGATTCATCCCAATGAATGTTTTGTGTTGAAGAGTGATAGGAACAGTGTGCTGGCACGCTACAATCCTTTTACTCATTCTATAATCCGCGTGATGAAAGGGAAAAATTATGGAATCGAACCCCGGAATGCGGAACAGAGTTTTGCGTTTGAGATCTTGAATGATCCGAATATCAAACTGGTAGCTCTGACGGGAAAAGCGGGAACAGGTAAGACTTTGCTGGCTTTGGCTGCTGCGTTGGGTAAACTGACCGACTACAAACAGATTTTACTGGCACGTCCTGTTGTGGCGCTTTCTAACAAAGACATCGGTTTTCTTCCGGGAGATGCACAAGAGAAAGTGGCTCCTTATATGCAGCCATTATTTGACAATCTGAACGTAATAAAGCGTCAGTTTGCTGCAAACTCTACCGAAGTGAAGCGGATTGAGGATATGCAGAAAAGCGAACAGCTGGTGATTGAAGCTTTGGCCTTTATCAGGGGACGTAGTTTGAGCGAGATGTATTGCATCATCGATGAAGCGCAGAACCTGACGCCGAATGAAATAAAAACAATCATCACCCGTGCGGGCGAAGGTACGAAAATGGTGTTTACCGGGGATATTCAACAGATTGACCAACCTTATCTGGACAGCCAGTCCAATGGTCTGGTATATATGATTGATCGGATGAAAGATCAGAATATCTTTGCACACGTTAATCTGCTGAAAGGTGAACGAAGTGAATTGAGTGAGTTGGCAAGTAACTTGCTGTAA
- a CDS encoding Rpn family recombination-promoting nuclease/putative transposase, whose amino-acid sequence MGAEGIQDKYVNPYTDFGFKLLFGTTMNKELLISFLNALLFKEEVIKDVTYLNAEHLGTQEYDRRAVFDVYCENEKGEKFLVEMQRGEQQFFKDRSVFYSTFPIREQGKRGEWDYELKAVYVVGILNFSFDNSDAEYFHHEVKLVDLYTHKIFYDKLTFVYLEMPKFNKSEDELDSMFDKWLFVLRNLASLLERPRALQNRVFDRLFETAEIAKFTQTELSEYWDSLKNFRDWYSVISTAEKKGREEGREEGREEGRKEGREEGVREANLNNARNLKQLGVAIDVISQATGLSEEEIEKL is encoded by the coding sequence ATGGGAGCGGAAGGAATACAGGATAAATATGTAAATCCATATACCGATTTCGGATTCAAGTTGCTTTTTGGTACAACAATGAATAAGGAATTGTTGATCAGCTTTTTGAATGCACTCTTATTCAAGGAGGAGGTAATCAAAGATGTCACTTATCTTAATGCTGAACATCTTGGGACGCAGGAATATGACCGTCGGGCTGTCTTTGATGTCTATTGTGAGAATGAGAAGGGTGAGAAGTTCCTGGTTGAGATGCAGCGTGGCGAGCAGCAGTTCTTTAAGGACCGCAGTGTTTTTTATTCCACTTTCCCTATTCGTGAGCAGGGCAAACGTGGGGAATGGGATTATGAGTTGAAGGCTGTCTACGTGGTGGGTATCCTGAATTTCTCCTTTGACAATTCTGATGCGGAGTATTTCCATCATGAGGTGAAGCTTGTAGACCTTTATACTCATAAGATATTCTATGACAAGCTTACCTTCGTTTACCTTGAAATGCCCAAATTCAACAAGAGTGAGGATGAGTTGGATAGCATGTTTGACAAGTGGCTGTTTGTCTTGCGTAATCTTGCCTCTCTGCTTGAACGTCCTAGAGCATTGCAGAACAGAGTTTTTGACCGCCTTTTTGAAACAGCGGAGATAGCAAAGTTTACCCAGACTGAACTGAGTGAGTATTGGGACAGCTTGAAGAATTTCCGTGATTGGTATAGTGTTATATCTACGGCAGAAAAGAAAGGACGGGAAGAAGGAAGAGAAGAAGGTCGGGAAGAAGGAAGAAAAGAAGGAAGAGAAGAAGGAGTAAGAGAAGCCAATTTGAATAATGCTCGAAATCTGAAACAATTGGGAGTAGCAATTGATGTAATTTCACAAGCTACCGGATTGTCTGAAGAGGAAATAGAAAAGTTATAG
- a CDS encoding RidA family protein — protein MKKVICSAKAPGAIGPYSQAIEANGMVFVSGQLPIDAATGQMAEGIEGQARQSLENIKHILEEAGLTMGNIVKTTVFLQDMSLFAGMNGVYATYFDGAFPARSAVAVKALPKDALVEIECIAVR, from the coding sequence ATGAAAAAAGTAATTTGCAGTGCGAAAGCTCCGGGGGCTATCGGCCCTTATAGTCAGGCGATAGAAGCCAATGGTATGGTATTTGTGTCCGGACAGTTGCCTATTGATGCCGCTACGGGACAGATGGCTGAAGGGATAGAAGGACAAGCTCGCCAGTCGTTGGAGAATATCAAGCACATTCTTGAAGAAGCAGGATTGACAATGGGAAACATTGTCAAAACTACTGTATTTCTTCAGGATATGTCTCTGTTTGCAGGGATGAATGGCGTGTATGCCACGTATTTTGACGGAGCTTTTCCCGCACGTTCGGCGGTTGCCGTAAAAGCTCTGCCCAAGGATGCGTTAGTAGAGATTGAGTGTATCGCGGTTCGCTAA
- a CDS encoding dihydroorotate dehydrogenase-like protein, protein MTDLKTTFAGLSLRNPIIISSSGLTNSVGKNKKLAEDGAGAIVLKSLFEEQIMLEADQLKDPAFYPEASDYLEEYIREHKLSEYLTLIKESKKVCPIPIIASINCYTDSEWIDFAKKIEAAGADALEINILALQSEVQYTYGSFEQRHIDILRHIKQTVNIPVIMKLGDNLTNPVALIDQLYANGAAAVVLFNRFYQPDINIEKIEHISGEIFSNASDLSTPLRWIGIASAVVDKIDYAASGGVADAESVVKAILAGASAVEVCSAVYLNTNAFIGEANRFLSAWMERKGFENIAQFKGKLNIKDMKGVNTFERTQFLKYFGKKE, encoded by the coding sequence ATGACCGATTTAAAAACTACTTTCGCAGGGCTTTCTCTTAGAAACCCTATCATCATCAGCAGTTCAGGGCTGACCAATAGTGTTGGCAAAAACAAAAAATTGGCTGAAGATGGTGCCGGTGCTATCGTTCTGAAATCACTGTTTGAGGAACAGATCATGCTGGAAGCAGATCAACTGAAAGACCCGGCTTTCTATCCCGAAGCCAGTGACTATCTGGAAGAATATATCCGTGAGCATAAGTTATCTGAATACCTGACTTTGATAAAAGAAAGCAAAAAGGTATGCCCCATTCCTATCATTGCCAGCATCAACTGTTACACTGATTCGGAATGGATCGACTTTGCAAAGAAAATTGAAGCAGCCGGTGCCGATGCATTGGAAATCAATATTCTCGCCTTACAATCAGAAGTGCAATATACATACGGTTCATTCGAACAACGCCACATCGACATTCTCCGCCACATCAAGCAGACGGTTAACATTCCTGTTATCATGAAGCTGGGCGATAACCTGACCAATCCTGTGGCATTAATCGATCAGTTGTATGCCAACGGTGCAGCCGCAGTTGTTCTCTTCAACCGCTTTTATCAACCGGACATCAATATCGAAAAGATAGAGCATATTTCAGGAGAAATATTCAGTAATGCTTCCGACCTCTCCACTCCGCTCCGCTGGATCGGAATTGCGTCTGCTGTAGTAGATAAGATCGACTATGCGGCTTCCGGTGGTGTTGCCGATGCTGAATCAGTAGTGAAAGCAATCCTTGCCGGTGCTTCAGCCGTAGAAGTATGTAGCGCAGTCTATCTGAATACAAACGCATTCATCGGAGAAGCCAACCGCTTCCTCTCTGCATGGATGGAACGCAAAGGATTCGAAAATATAGCCCAATTCAAAGGCAAACTGAATATCAAAGATATGAAAGGCGTCAATACATTTGAACGTACACAGTTCCTTAAATATTTCGGGAAAAAAGAATAA
- a CDS encoding bifunctional folylpolyglutamate synthase/dihydrofolate synthase — MDYQNTLKYLYESVPMFQQIGGNAYKPGLETTHRLDEHFGHPHQQFKTIHIAGTNGKGSCSHTIAAVLQSAGYRVGLFTSPHLVDFRERIRINGEMMPEEYVVNFVEEHRSFFEPLHPSFFELTTAMAFRYFADQKVDVAVIEVGMGGRLDCTNIIHPDLCVITNISFDHMQYLGNTLTKIAKEKAGIIKEGVPVVIGRAKGSVKRVFTMKAKEMNAPINYADSISPNNPTDWLPYPEMQALRKHLDNTLHPADSIKALDKILDKRKDAIRIVNEMFPAGLFMELSGLCQHENILTILSALKELTKIGYRICPKDYLNGFADVCKLTGLMGRWQKVHSDPDIICDTGHNVDGIKYVCGQLDFLHQKFNQELHIVFGMVNDKDISSVLQELPKHATYYFTKASVKRALPENELLALAETNGLKGTTYSTVVEAVQAAKKNCPLKDLIFIGGSSFIVADLLANRDTLNLY; from the coding sequence ATGGACTATCAGAACACTTTAAAGTACTTATATGAGAGTGTGCCAATGTTTCAACAAATAGGAGGCAACGCCTATAAGCCGGGGTTGGAGACCACACATCGATTGGACGAACATTTCGGGCATCCTCATCAACAATTCAAAACGATACATATCGCCGGAACCAATGGAAAAGGTTCCTGCTCACATACTATTGCAGCCGTATTACAGTCCGCAGGATACCGGGTAGGCTTATTCACTTCCCCCCATTTGGTTGACTTCCGCGAACGCATCCGCATCAACGGAGAAATGATGCCGGAAGAATATGTAGTCAACTTCGTAGAAGAGCACCGTTCCTTCTTCGAACCGCTCCATCCTTCGTTTTTTGAACTGACTACTGCCATGGCGTTCCGCTACTTTGCGGACCAGAAAGTAGACGTAGCCGTTATCGAAGTAGGAATGGGCGGACGTTTGGATTGCACCAACATCATTCACCCCGATTTATGTGTCATCACTAATATCAGTTTCGACCACATGCAATATCTAGGGAATACCCTGACAAAAATAGCCAAAGAAAAAGCAGGCATTATCAAAGAAGGTGTTCCGGTAGTCATTGGCAGGGCTAAAGGCAGTGTTAAACGTGTGTTCACCATGAAAGCCAAAGAAATGAATGCACCTATCAACTATGCAGATTCTATCTCCCCCAATAATCCCACAGACTGGCTTCCTTATCCGGAAATGCAGGCGCTAAGAAAACATCTGGACAATACCCTGCATCCGGCAGATAGCATAAAAGCATTAGACAAAATACTCGACAAGAGAAAAGATGCTATCCGAATTGTCAATGAAATGTTTCCGGCAGGTCTTTTTATGGAATTAAGCGGTCTCTGCCAGCATGAAAATATTCTCACCATCCTGTCTGCTCTTAAGGAACTGACTAAAATAGGTTATCGCATCTGTCCCAAAGACTATCTCAATGGTTTTGCCGATGTGTGCAAACTTACCGGACTGATGGGACGCTGGCAGAAAGTACATAGCGATCCGGATATCATTTGCGACACGGGACATAATGTAGATGGCATCAAATATGTCTGTGGACAGCTGGATTTCCTTCATCAGAAATTCAACCAGGAGCTGCACATCGTATTTGGCATGGTGAACGATAAAGATATCAGCAGTGTCTTGCAAGAGTTGCCGAAACATGCCACCTATTATTTCACCAAAGCAAGTGTGAAACGTGCGCTTCCGGAAAATGAACTATTGGCATTGGCAGAAACAAACGGTTTGAAAGGTACCACCTACTCCACTGTTGTAGAAGCTGTACAGGCGGCAAAAAAGAACTGCCCCCTCAAAGATCTGATCTTTATAGGAGGCAGCAGTTTCATTGTCGCAGATTTGTTAGCGAACCGCGATACACTCAATCTCTACTAA